From Methylococcus capsulatus:
CGTCATGGCCGCAGTGAACAGAGATGCCAGCAGCAGGGGTAAAAGGACCAGCAGGGTATCCTTGATGTTCCTCAGGATCAGAAGCAACAGCAGCGTGATCGCGCCGAGCGCCGTGCCGAAAGCCTGGGCGAAAGCGACGAGGACGGCATTCATCGATTCCAGGTAAGTCACCGGCAGGTCGGTGACGTCGGGGTCCACCGTTTGCGCTTCGCGGATGAATTCCCGCAGATTGTCCAGATCATTCAGGTCATTTCTGGGCAATATCTGCAGGCGGTAAAGCCCGTGCGCGCTGATCCAGCGCTCGCGGATATCCGCGGGGAGGGAGTCCAGAGTGATCGGCTCGGCTTTCAGACTGGTATTCAGATTGTTGATGGTTTTTCTCAAGCCTCCCAGCACGCTTTTTTCGAGGGCGTGGAGGCGGGATTGAGCTGCTTGAGGAGGCAAGGTGCGCAGTTCTTGGAGGAACGCATCAAGGGTGCCATCCAACTCGGCGACATCGGGATCGTGGTTTTTTTCGAGCTGCTTGCGCAGCGCGGCATGCAGTTTTTCCAGGGTCTGCGGCGTCGGCTTGGCCGTGGATGCGGCCGGGAAGTTCTGCAGCTGCGGCCCGAGCACCAGCGCCAGGTCCGCGATGGCGGCAAGTTTCTCGTCCTGCTGGTCGGGAACGAAATCGAATATGCTGCGCACGCTGTCGACCGAAGGGAGTTTCTCGAACCGTTGAATCTTGGCGTGGGCATCTTCTTCGTTCGAGGCGAGGGAGGCCAGGGTCATCGGCGAGGTGTCGCGGGACTTGAGCAGATATTTGAAAGTCTTGACCGATTCGGTGGAGGGGTCGCGCAGATTGATCGGATTGAAGTCGATCACGATGCGGCTCAGCAGGGCAGCGGCTGCGAGGCCCAGGATGAGGGTCAGCATCCGGATCGGCCGGGCATAGCGCATCGGCCAGTTGGAAAGCAAGGCCCGGGTCAACGCGCGCGGTCTGTGCTGGACCGCGCGGCGGGAAGGCTTGTAGGGCAGGATGTTCATGACCGCTGGCAGTACCGTGAAGGTGGTGGCCAGAGCGATGAACATGCTGGTGCCGGCAATGATGCCGAGTTCCGCGACACCGGAGTAGGCTGTCGGGATGAACGCGTAGAGGCCGATGGCAGCGGTCAGCGTGCACAGGAGCAGTGCCGAGCCCGTCGACGCGAAGGTTTCGCGCAAGGCGGCCCGCTGCGGCATACCCCGCAGGATGAGTTCCCGGTAGCGCAGGCAGAAATGGGACGAATAAGCATCCCCCATACCGATGAACAGTACGGTGAAGGAGATCGAGATCAGGTTGAGCTGGCCGATCGCCAGGGTGGCGAAACCCATGGAAAACACTAGGCCCATGCCCAGCGTCAGGAACGTGGCGAACATCAGCTTGAACGACCGGTAGGCCAGCCACAGCGTGAGGCAGACCAGCACGGTGGACGCCAGGCCGGCGATGGTGACGCTTTCCTGCACCGTTTGCATTTCTTCGTGTTCCAGGACGACTTCGCCGGTCTTGCGCACCTGGACGTCGGACAGATCGTCGGAGCGAACGCCGTCGATGGCCTGGTCGATGACAGCCATGGCCTTCGCCGCAGGCATCAATTCCTCGAAGAAGAGTTTCGGCCGGATCACGATGAAACGCTTGGTGATGCCGAGACCTTCCTTCTGCCCCATGATCAACTGTTGCCAGGACAGGCGGTAGGGGCGTTGCTCCAGCGCGGCTCGAAACGCCTCGTTGAGGCGGCGGGTGAAGGCGCCCAGTTCCACCGGAAGGTCCGATTCCTCGGCGTCCAGTGCCTGGGCGTAGATACCGAAGAAGCCGTCGAGACTGTTGTCCTCGGCCAGCCGGCCGAAGAACGGTTGGGCGGCGGACAGATCCCGGCTGACCTTTTCCAGGTCTTCCAGGCTCAGGTACAGGAGTCCGTTGCGGGCGAAGAAATCGCCGCCGTCGGGCACATAGACCGACTCGATCGTTTCCCGCTGCCCGGCCAGCTTCTGGTGGAGAGCATCGACGGCATCCGACGCCTGCTCCGGCGTTTTGCCCTCGACCAGCAACACGATGGTGGAGACATCCTGGGGAAATTCCGTTTCGAACCGGATCCTGTTCTTCTGGAACGGCAGTTCGGTCGAGATGGTGTCGGCCGTGTTGGTGTTCACGGTCAGGTTTTTAGCCGTGTATTGCAGTGTCAGGCCGCAGGCGGCAAACGCGACGAACAGGACCAACCACGGGTGGGTCAGCACTCTGGATTCCCAGCACTGCATCAGGCGGATCAGAAAGCTTGTCCGCGTTTCCTGCGTTGCGGTTTTTGTTCCTTTGGACATTGCTTGAATCAGAATTTTCCAGGAGCGTGCAAATGGGGAGCCATTGCACGCAGGGTCGCCGAGGCCGCCTTGAAAGCCACGGCCAGGCGGAGCAGGGCGGGAACATCCGACGGCCGCCGTACCAGGTTGGCAAACAGTTTCGGCAGCCGGGTGTTGCCGTGCGGGTCGAGTGCGTCGAGCACGCTGCGGGGGATTGCCATCCCCGCTTCGTCGGCGACGGCGCGGATCACCAGGGCCGGCACTCCCAGCACCGCGGCGGTGCGGATCACGGCCCCGCTTTCCATGTCGACGGCGTCGGCAGCGGTGGCGGCCGCCAGCATCTGCTTGCTGTCGCGGCCGTGGACGATGCCTTCGCTGGCGGTCATCCGCCCGCTGTATACCTTGCAGGGCAGCGCCTCTGCATACCGTACCGTTTCCCGATGCCAGGCGGGATGCGCCGGCCACACCGTGCCGTCGGTGCAAACGATTTCGGCCGGCAGGATGAGATCGCCGGATGCCAGATGTGCCCTCAGCGCACCGGCACATCCCCAGCTGACCAACCCGTTGCAGCCCACTTGCGCCAGCCGGTGCGCGGCCTTCGCCGCATTGTCCGGACCGCTGCCCGACAGGCAGACCCGGAGTGTGTCACCGATGGCAAACGGCTCGCCCCGGCACGGCTGACGCCTTGTCAGCGTACGGCATTCGGCCGGCAGAGCGACGACGACACCGATCCGAGTCACACTGTGGCGTAGCGTTCGTTACGGTAACGAGCCAGCGCCCACAGGGGGAAGAATTTGTCGTAGCCGTGATATTTCAGATAGAACACGCGGGGGAAGCCCGGTGCAGTGAAGCATTCATCGTTCCAGAAGCCGTCGGGCTGCTGGTGTTTGAGCAGGTAGTCGACCCCGGCCTGGACTTCCGGTGAGCCGGCTTCGCCCGCCGCCATCAGCGCGATCAGGGCGAATCCGGTCTGAAACGCCGTGCTGGTGTGGAAGCGGCCGCGGCACGACGGATCGTGGTAGCTGAAATTGTCTTCCCCCCAGCCGCCATCCTCGTGCTGGATGCCCTTGAGCCACGCCACGGCGCGGCGCACGCTGGGGTCGTCGTTCGGAATGCCGGCGGCCTCGTAGGCCAGTAACACCGACCAGGTGCCGTAGATGTAGTTGGTGCCCCAGCGGCCGAACCAGGAGCCGTCGGCTTCCTGTTCCCGGCGCAGGTATGCGATCGTGCGATCGAGGACGGGACGCAGCTCCGGTTGCCGGCTCACCCATTTGGCGAGGAACATGGCGCAGCGGGCGCTTACGTCCGCCGTCGGCGGGTCGAGCAGGGCGCCGTGGTCGGCGAAGGGGATGGAGTTGAGGTAGAAATAGGTGTTGTCGGCGTCAAAGGCGCCGAACCCGCCATTGCTGGACTGCATGCCGGCGATCCAGTTGGCCGCCCGTCGCAGGTTTTCATCGAAGCCGGGATCTTCCGATCCCAGCAGCGCATGGGCCACGACGGCGCTGTCGTCCACGTCGGGATAATAATCGTTGCCGAACTGGAACGCCCAGCCGCCGCCTTCCAGACCAGGCCGGTTGACCCGCCAGTCGCCGGGAGCGTCCTTGTCGATCTGCTTCGAGGCCAACCACTTGAGACCCTTGTTGAGAGCCGCATCGAGCTGGAGGTCCGCGGTATGACGCGCTACTTCCTGCAAGGTGAGGGAAGTAAGGGCGGTGTCCCAGATCGGTGAGACGCAGGGCTGGCAGTAGGCGCTATCGCCTTGGAACACCAGCAGTCGCTCAATGGATTCGCGCGCGAGCCGACGGCGTTCGTCGTCCGGGGGCACACCCAGGAAATCCAACGCCTCGTAGGCATTGACCATGGCCGGGAAAATCGCGCCCAGCCCGTCCACGCCATTGAGCCGGGCCGTGAACCAATCGAAGGCCTTCTGGGTGGCCTTCTTGCGCATGGCTTTGGGAATGAGGGGCTCCAGCATCCGCCCGAACCGCTCCAGAGCGAGGATGGTCTTGCCGAGCGGCGTCTTGACGTGATCGAAATAATGGCGCTCCTTCTGCGGATCGACCGTGAACAGTTCGCGGACATGGATCCGGGACGGATTGCGCGCAGTCACTTTATAACTGCACAGGATGAACAGCGGCACCATGACCGTGCGCGACCAGTACGACACTTTGTCCAGATGGAAGGGAAACCACTTCGGCAGCAGCATGATTTCCACCGGGATGAAGGGGATTCCGCGCCACGGAATCTGCTCGAACATGGCGAGCATGATGCGCGTGAATACGTTGGATCGCGCAGCGCCGCCTTGAGCGAGAATCCACTCGCGGGCTTTCTTCATGTGGGGGGCGTCGATGGAATCGCCGGCCAGCTTGAGGGCGTAATAGGCCTTGACGGTGCAGCTGATGTCGCCGGCGCCGCCCTGAAATAGCGGATAGCTGCCGTCGGCACTCTGGTGGGCGCGCAGATAGTTGGCGATCTTGGTCTGCAGTGGCTCGTCGATTTCGTCCATGAAATGCATCATAAGGATGTACTCGGCCGGAATGGTGCAATCGGCTTCGAGTTCGAACACCCAGTAGCCCTCCATGTGCTGCAGGCTCAGCAGACGGTCCTTGGCCTGCCGGATCGCTGCATCGAGAGGAGACTCGACGTATGAGGCGGTCAGCGGCGGTTCGAGATTGGATATTGCTGTCGCTTCTCTCAACATGGGCGATGTTTCCTGGCGGTTCGGGGCGAATTCAAATATCGATGGGTTTGGGTTGGAGCACGGCGGCAGGCTCCGCGGTGGGCAGGCCAAGTCCTGCAAGCCGGAATGTGGCCTTCAGCAAGGCGTCGTTGCTGCGAGTCAGCCGCGAGGTGATGATCGTCGCCTTGACCGCACGCCGCGAGATCTTTACTTGGGCGGAATCACTGAAATAGGGGTGGCGGTGGATCTTGCGCAGCGTGAGTACTGCCATCCCCAGTGCCCAAAGGCAGAATTCGCGGATGCCGGTTTCATGGCCGGGGATCAGCAGCGTGTACTCCAGGGCGTTGCGCAGATGGGCATGGGCCACGCCGATCAGCCGCTCGAAGCCGCGGACGAAATCGGGGTTGTCGTGGTGCGGCCGGAGATCGGCGAGGGAGAAGCCGTATTCCATGAATACGTCCTGCGGGAGCCAACAGACGTTGCGCGCGTAGTCGTCCCACAAATCCTTGAGGATATTGGTCATCTGCAGCCCCTGCCCGAAGGACACCGCGAGTTCCATGAGCCGGGGCCGATGTACGGCGATTTCCGGTGAGTAATGACAGAACAGCCGGGTCAGCATCTCTCCGACCACACCGGCGACGTAATAGCAGTAATCGCCCATCTGCCGCAGATCCTTGAGGCCGTGGCGCAGATCCTTGTCCTGAAATTCGGCCATTCCTCTGGACATCGTGGCCACACAGTCGGCCAACGCCTCCTGCTGCGGCGGGGCGAAGCCGTGGGTGATGCTGATGACGCGGGGAATGGCGGCGACCAGTTCCCGCTCGGCAGCCAGGGTCTGTTCGGAGAGCAGCGGAAAGAGTTCGTCGGCGAGTGGGGCGGCGGGCGCGGTTCCGGCGACGACCCGGGCGAAGTGCTCGCAATATCGTCGCTTCTGGGCCGACGTCAGCGCCACCTCGTCTTCGATGGTGTCGACGATCCGGCACAGCAGGTACCCGTTGGACACCGGGCGGGCGAGGCTCTCCGGCAGCCGCGGGATCGTCAAAGCGAAAGTGCGGGATACGCCGTCCAGGAAATCGGCCTGGAATTCGTCGTCCGACAGATGCTCGTGTCTGGCGGGCTGTGAGAGGGATGTTCCGCTCATCTAGGGTAGCGTCGGTTGCTCGGGCTCGAGTCGGCCACGGTGGCTAACTGCTTGTAAAAGGGGTGAAAGTCTACAGAATCGAAGGCTTGAGTCAAGTTCTGTTGTTTTTTTATCGAAGATGAGTTGAGTAATATGCAACTGGATGCTAGCATGCGTTCCCATTCAAGGGAATGCCGCAATCCCCATTTTTGAACAAGAAAAAAGGATTGTTGTTACAATCCGGGCTCAATTCCTAGTGCCAGACTAGGAAACTGTCCCTTGCGATCCCGTGAGGCTGTCTTTTGCGGGCGATGGTTTGGCCGGCATGCCTGGGCTGACATGAAATTATCGTCGGAGCGGTGGTTTCAACACGTTCCGTCCTTAGCTGAAGAATCAAGGAGAAACGAATGGGCGTTCCACTGCGTCAACAACTGACCGTCGCAAAGTATCTGCTCAAACAGAAGATTTTCGGCGTCAAGCGCTATCCTCTGGTGCTGATGCTCGAGCCGTTGTTCCGCTGTAATCTGGCCTGTGCCGGCTGCGGAAAAATCGATTATCCGGACGAGATATTGAACCGGCGCCTGAGCGTCGAGGAGTCGCTGCAGGCCGTTGACGAATGCGATGCACCCATCGTCTCGATCGCAGGGGGAGAGCCGCTGCTCCACAAGGAATTGCCGGAGATCGTGCGCGGCATCATCGCGCGCAAGAAATACGTTTATCTGTGCACCAATGCCCTGCTGCTCAAGAAACGGATCGACGATTACGAGCCGTCCCCGTTCCTGACGCTGTCGATTCATCTGGACGGCAACCGCGACCGGCACGATGCCTCGGTCTGTCAGGCCGGTGTGTTCGACCGTGCCGTCGAAGCCGTCGAGATGGCGATTGCCCGGGGTTTCCGGGTGACCATCAATTGCACCTTGTTTCAAGGGGAGTCGGCTGAGGAAGTGGCCGAGTTCCTGGATCACACCCAGCGTCTGGGAGTCGAGGGAGTGACCATCGCCCCCGGTTTCAGCTACGAGCACGCGCCGCAGCAGAACATCTTCATCCGGATGCGCGACAGCAAGGAGCTGTTCCGCAAAGTGTTCAAGCTGGGCCGCGGCCGCGGCTGGCGCCTGAACCATTCAGGGCTCTATCTCGATTTCCTGGCGGGCAACCAGAGTTATAACTGCACGCCCTGGGGTAACCCGACCCGGAACGTTTTCGGTTGGCAGAAACCGTGCTACCTGCTGGTGGATGAGGGTTATGCGCCTTCCTTCCGCGCCTTGATGGAGGAGACGCCATGGCACAAGTACGGTAATTCGAAAAATCCGAAATGCGCCAACTGCATGGCGCACTGCGGCTATGAGGCCAGCGCCGTGGAAGACGCCATGCGCCGTCCCTGGAAAGCGGCCTGGGTCGCTTTGTTCGGGCCGAAAACGGAAGGAAGGATGGCGCCAGAGCCGGAGCCGGAATACGAAACCGGCGCGCCCGAAGCGGCGCCCGTCAACGTGCGTCCGACGATCCGTATCGAGGCCGTCGAATAGTTGGCCGGGTCGGGCGCCTGCAAAAAAGCCGGCTTCGAAGCCGGCTTTTTTGTGTCCGCGCGGTTATCGCCGGCTCAGTAGTGCAGCAGCGAATGCACGCGGCGGCCGTGTAAAGCCTGCCGGCCTTCGAGGGCGTCCAGCTCGACCACAAAGGCACAGGCGGCCACTTCGGCTCCAAGGCTCTCCACCAGCGAACAACTGGCGCGCGCCGTGCCGCCGGTCGCCAGGAGGTCGTCGACCATCAGCACGCGGTCGCCCACTCCCAAGGCGTCCAGATGGACCTCCAGGCGGGCCGAGCCGTATTCCAGGTCGTAATCGATGGTTTGGACGTTGTAGGGAAGTTTCCCCGGTTTGCGCAGGGGCACGAAGCCAACGCCCAGCTCCCAGGCCGCCAGCGCGCCGAAGATGAACCCCCGGGCTTCCATGCCGGCAACGGCGGTGATGTCTTCGCCGACGAACGGGTGTATGAGCTGGTGGATGGTGAACCGCAGCGCCGCTGGATCTTTGACCAGCGGCGTGATGTCCCGGAACAGAATGCCAGGCTTGGGGAAGTCCGGAATGTCACGAATCTTGGCGCGCAGCTTGTCCATCAGGGTTTGCCCTTGGCCGAGCCGCGGGCCCGCTTCGGTTTCTCCGTAGCAGCCGTGGCTTGGAGGAAAGTCTCGATCGACCGGGCGATGCCCGCCTGGTCCAGACCGGCGATGGCCAGGAGTTCCTCCCGGGTGCCCTGATCGAGGAACTCGTCCTTCAGGCCGATGTGGCAGACCGGGATACCGCAGCGCTGGGCAGCGAGGAATTCTCCGACCGCGCTGCCGGCACCGCCGGCAATGGCATTTTCCTCGATGGTGACGATGCGCTCGTGGGTGCCGGCCAGTTCCAGGATAAGCGCCTCATCCAGGGGTTTCACGAAACGCATGTTGGCCACGGTGGCGCCGATTTGCTCGCCGACGGCGAGTGCGGCGGCCAGGGGCGTGCCGAAGACCAGGATCGCGGTCCCCTTGCCCTGGAGGCGTACTTCGCCCTTCCCGATGGGGATGGCAGTCATGGTGTCTTCCGGTTTGACTCCGGGGCCTCGGCCACGCGGATAGCGCACGGCCGCCGGCCCGTCATGGATGAAGCCGGTGTAGAGCATCTGTCTGCATTCGTTTTCGTCCGAGGGCGCCATGATCAGCATGTTGGGAATGCAGCGCATGAAGCTCAGATCGAAGCTGCCGGCATGGGTCGGTCCGTCCGGTCCGACCAGCCCGGCGCGGTCGATGGCGAACAGCACCGGCAGATTCTGCAGGGCGACGTCATGGATCAGCTGGTCGTAGGCGCGCTGCAAGAAGGTGGAATAGATCGCCACCACCGGCTTGTAGCCTTCGCAGGCCTGCCCTGCCGCGAATGTCACGGCATGCTGCTCGGCGATGCCGACGTCGAAATAGCGATCCGGAAAGCGCTGAGAGAATTCCACCAGGCCCGAGCCTTCGCGCATCGCCGGCGTGATGCCTAGCAGCCGCCGGTCGCGCGCCGCCATGTCGCACAGCCACTGGCCGAATACTTCCGTATAGCTCGGTGTTCCTGGCTTGGATTTGGGCAGTTCGTCGGCGTCGAGGTCGAAGGCGCCCACACCGTGATAGGCTACGGGATCCTTCTCGGCGGGTGCGTAACCCTTGCCTTTGCGGGTGACGACGTGCAGGAAGCGGGGGCCTTTCTGATCGCGCAGATTACGCAAGGTTGTGATCAAGGTGTCCAGATCGTGGCCGTCGATCGGGCCGAAATAATTGAATCCCAGTTCTTCGAACAACGTTCCCGGCGCCACCATGCCTTTGACGTGTTCTTCGGCGCGGCGCGCCAGTTCCCAAACGCCGGGCATGTGGCGGCCCAGGAGATGTTTGCCGCTTTCGCGGACCGACGAGTAGAACTTCCCGCTCAATATTTTCGCCAGGTAGTTGTTGAGCGCGCCGACGTTGGGCGAGATCGACATTTCGTTGTCGTTGAGGATGATCAGGAGGTTGGCATCCAGCGTGCCGGCGTGGTTGAGCGCTTCGAAGGCCATGCCGCCCGTGAGGCCGCCATCGCCGATGATCGCCACCGCATGGATGGGCCGCCGGTCCAGCGCGGCTGCGACGGCCATGCCGAGGGCTGCGCTGATCGAGGTGCTCGAATGGCCGACGCCGAAGCAGTCGTAAGGGCTTTCGGCCCGATTGGGGAAGGCCGACAGTCCGCCCTTCTTGCGGATGGTCGGCAGGCGGGTGCGGCGGCCGGTCAGGATCTTGTGCGGATAGGCCTGATGGCCGACGTCCCAGACCAGTTTGTCTTCGGGGGTGTTGAAGACGTAATGCAGGGCGATGGTCAGTTCCACTGTCCCCAGTCCCGCAGCCAGATGTCCACCCGACTGGCTCACGCTCTCCAGGAGATAGCCCCGCAGCTCTTCGGCAAGTTCCGGCAGCCTGTCTTCCGGCAGATTGCGCAGTGCGGCGGGATGGTCTGCCGCTTCAAGAAGGGCATATCTTTTGGTTTCGGTCATGTAATCGCGTTCCAGGTTGCTCGGTCCAGCCGGGGGGTCGGCGTCCAGACTAATAACTAAAGTAGCTTACTCGGAAATTATGTCGCCGCGGTCCTTGCCTTTCAAGGAAAGGCGCGGCATTCCCCTAATTCTGCCGCTGGATAATGAAGCGGGAGAGTTCGCGCAGCAGACCGACTTCGGGGCCGAAGCCGGCCAGGCTTTCCAGTGCCGCCTCGTACATTTCCTTCGCTTTTTCCTTGGCGCCGGCCAGTCCCAGCAGGGCCGGGTAATTGGGTTTGTTGTGGTCGCGGTCCTTGCCTTGGGTTTTTCCCAAGGTTTGGGTGTCGCTCTCCTCATCGAGGATGTCGTCCTGGATCTGGAAAGCGAGACCGATGCACTTGGCATAGTGGTCCAGGCGGTCGGCCTGCTCGGCCGGCAGGTCAGGACTGGTCAGGCAG
This genomic window contains:
- a CDS encoding phosphorylase, yielding MTRIGVVVALPAECRTLTRRQPCRGEPFAIGDTLRVCLSGSGPDNAAKAAHRLAQVGCNGLVSWGCAGALRAHLASGDLILPAEIVCTDGTVWPAHPAWHRETVRYAEALPCKVYSGRMTASEGIVHGRDSKQMLAAATAADAVDMESGAVIRTAAVLGVPALVIRAVADEAGMAIPRSVLDALDPHGNTRLPKLFANLVRRPSDVPALLRLAVAFKAASATLRAMAPHLHAPGKF
- the hpnH gene encoding adenosyl-hopene transferase HpnH, with the protein product MGVPLRQQLTVAKYLLKQKIFGVKRYPLVLMLEPLFRCNLACAGCGKIDYPDEILNRRLSVEESLQAVDECDAPIVSIAGGEPLLHKELPEIVRGIIARKKYVYLCTNALLLKKRIDDYEPSPFLTLSIHLDGNRDRHDASVCQAGVFDRAVEAVEMAIARGFRVTINCTLFQGESAEEVAEFLDHTQRLGVEGVTIAPGFSYEHAPQQNIFIRMRDSKELFRKVFKLGRGRGWRLNHSGLYLDFLAGNQSYNCTPWGNPTRNVFGWQKPCYLLVDEGYAPSFRALMEETPWHKYGNSKNPKCANCMAHCGYEASAVEDAMRRPWKAAWVALFGPKTEGRMAPEPEPEYETGAPEAAPVNVRPTIRIEAVE
- a CDS encoding adenine phosphoribosyltransferase — protein: MDKLRAKIRDIPDFPKPGILFRDITPLVKDPAALRFTIHQLIHPFVGEDITAVAGMEARGFIFGALAAWELGVGFVPLRKPGKLPYNVQTIDYDLEYGSARLEVHLDALGVGDRVLMVDDLLATGGTARASCSLVESLGAEVAACAFVVELDALEGRQALHGRRVHSLLHY
- a CDS encoding phytoene/squalene synthase family protein, whose translation is MSGTSLSQPARHEHLSDDEFQADFLDGVSRTFALTIPRLPESLARPVSNGYLLCRIVDTIEDEVALTSAQKRRYCEHFARVVAGTAPAAPLADELFPLLSEQTLAAERELVAAIPRVISITHGFAPPQQEALADCVATMSRGMAEFQDKDLRHGLKDLRQMGDYCYYVAGVVGEMLTRLFCHYSPEIAVHRPRLMELAVSFGQGLQMTNILKDLWDDYARNVCWLPQDVFMEYGFSLADLRPHHDNPDFVRGFERLIGVAHAHLRNALEYTLLIPGHETGIREFCLWALGMAVLTLRKIHRHPYFSDSAQVKISRRAVKATIITSRLTRSNDALLKATFRLAGLGLPTAEPAAVLQPKPIDI
- a CDS encoding MMPL family transporter — its product is MSKGTKTATQETRTSFLIRLMQCWESRVLTHPWLVLFVAFAACGLTLQYTAKNLTVNTNTADTISTELPFQKNRIRFETEFPQDVSTIVLLVEGKTPEQASDAVDALHQKLAGQRETIESVYVPDGGDFFARNGLLYLSLEDLEKVSRDLSAAQPFFGRLAEDNSLDGFFGIYAQALDAEESDLPVELGAFTRRLNEAFRAALEQRPYRLSWQQLIMGQKEGLGITKRFIVIRPKLFFEELMPAAKAMAVIDQAIDGVRSDDLSDVQVRKTGEVVLEHEEMQTVQESVTIAGLASTVLVCLTLWLAYRSFKLMFATFLTLGMGLVFSMGFATLAIGQLNLISISFTVLFIGMGDAYSSHFCLRYRELILRGMPQRAALRETFASTGSALLLCTLTAAIGLYAFIPTAYSGVAELGIIAGTSMFIALATTFTVLPAVMNILPYKPSRRAVQHRPRALTRALLSNWPMRYARPIRMLTLILGLAAAALLSRIVIDFNPINLRDPSTESVKTFKYLLKSRDTSPMTLASLASNEEDAHAKIQRFEKLPSVDSVRSIFDFVPDQQDEKLAAIADLALVLGPQLQNFPAASTAKPTPQTLEKLHAALRKQLEKNHDPDVAELDGTLDAFLQELRTLPPQAAQSRLHALEKSVLGGLRKTINNLNTSLKAEPITLDSLPADIRERWISAHGLYRLQILPRNDLNDLDNLREFIREAQTVDPDVTDLPVTYLESMNAVLVAFAQAFGTALGAITLLLLLILRNIKDTLLVLLPLLLASLFTAAMTVLIHVPFNFANIIALPLLFGLGVDNGIHMAHRLHYLKSTHDALLDSSEAKGVFYGALTTVFSFASLAFTPHPGMSSMGILLAIGLMLSLICALVVLPAFAARRVKGRGSLV
- the shc gene encoding squalene--hopene cyclase; its protein translation is MLREATAISNLEPPLTASYVESPLDAAIRQAKDRLLSLQHMEGYWVFELEADCTIPAEYILMMHFMDEIDEPLQTKIANYLRAHQSADGSYPLFQGGAGDISCTVKAYYALKLAGDSIDAPHMKKAREWILAQGGAARSNVFTRIMLAMFEQIPWRGIPFIPVEIMLLPKWFPFHLDKVSYWSRTVMVPLFILCSYKVTARNPSRIHVRELFTVDPQKERHYFDHVKTPLGKTILALERFGRMLEPLIPKAMRKKATQKAFDWFTARLNGVDGLGAIFPAMVNAYEALDFLGVPPDDERRRLARESIERLLVFQGDSAYCQPCVSPIWDTALTSLTLQEVARHTADLQLDAALNKGLKWLASKQIDKDAPGDWRVNRPGLEGGGWAFQFGNDYYPDVDDSAVVAHALLGSEDPGFDENLRRAANWIAGMQSSNGGFGAFDADNTYFYLNSIPFADHGALLDPPTADVSARCAMFLAKWVSRQPELRPVLDRTIAYLRREQEADGSWFGRWGTNYIYGTWSVLLAYEAAGIPNDDPSVRRAVAWLKGIQHEDGGWGEDNFSYHDPSCRGRFHTSTAFQTGFALIALMAAGEAGSPEVQAGVDYLLKHQQPDGFWNDECFTAPGFPRVFYLKYHGYDKFFPLWALARYRNERYATV
- the dxs gene encoding 1-deoxy-D-xylulose-5-phosphate synthase — its product is MTETKRYALLEAADHPAALRNLPEDRLPELAEELRGYLLESVSQSGGHLAAGLGTVELTIALHYVFNTPEDKLVWDVGHQAYPHKILTGRRTRLPTIRKKGGLSAFPNRAESPYDCFGVGHSSTSISAALGMAVAAALDRRPIHAVAIIGDGGLTGGMAFEALNHAGTLDANLLIILNDNEMSISPNVGALNNYLAKILSGKFYSSVRESGKHLLGRHMPGVWELARRAEEHVKGMVAPGTLFEELGFNYFGPIDGHDLDTLITTLRNLRDQKGPRFLHVVTRKGKGYAPAEKDPVAYHGVGAFDLDADELPKSKPGTPSYTEVFGQWLCDMAARDRRLLGITPAMREGSGLVEFSQRFPDRYFDVGIAEQHAVTFAAGQACEGYKPVVAIYSTFLQRAYDQLIHDVALQNLPVLFAIDRAGLVGPDGPTHAGSFDLSFMRCIPNMLIMAPSDENECRQMLYTGFIHDGPAAVRYPRGRGPGVKPEDTMTAIPIGKGEVRLQGKGTAILVFGTPLAAALAVGEQIGATVANMRFVKPLDEALILELAGTHERIVTIEENAIAGGAGSAVGEFLAAQRCGIPVCHIGLKDEFLDQGTREELLAIAGLDQAGIARSIETFLQATAATEKPKRARGSAKGKP